A stretch of Ipomoea triloba cultivar NCNSP0323 chromosome 13, ASM357664v1 DNA encodes these proteins:
- the LOC116002186 gene encoding putative late blight resistance protein homolog R1A-4 has translation MGCVALTSLIKTIEIEFLGQTPRGRVSLNDDDRAGIESFLENLSSLQALLLKESRGDGEDDALKLRDLEIEIRDFALKAEDDIELQLSNILLAHQHGEKAAAFHQLLLHQTLQEAAKYATELLESSIMDSATVALTVLITKTNHYRWQHFPKTVYLCDQTAGALAYFSHRLSTVRACLLRERNSNNSAAAIKTFETKITNLALKTKDDLQIQLKNFLLAIHTVHQQKASHKLCHTLNEAGDSVEELLNITKSRSSSNEVDDKANQTQPSNTWLKHASAANVESHGSTSHGFLKPEGRMVGRHRDCTFIKNQLFSARSQVQIISIVGMVGIGKTTVARNVYEDPSVASYFDVRCWVTIPPPQHYNKSGMRSQLLQSITPVEDPNVIKKGSTPQELAMQVRKCFDGKKYLIVFDNITSKQTWRQAWTDIIGLVSNGLVGNCVLLTTRHLDLCSNIHKMTLLTTRQNFNLNAHTHKMTLLDPKESWELFCNILSIDEEHLAPKFEKIRNHVVEKCDGLPQLILEVAKRLSKCNNIQQGWIKIEKELESLGLLDRNALSVSYNMLPPHLKVCFLYFGVFPKRKKILVRMLIRLWIAEGFVKPLKYKELEDDQAYEYLQQLTNRSLLLIEDRSCTGKIKTCRMHSALHSFCVGEAQKGGILCAVNTQQHSGLSLKSFTNSCRWLSSYSHVFDYYVLFGTNIPRSIFFFLENPEMFVPPKLLRVLVFDTSISLQRVPVQLGGLVFLRYLSITQWFEDLDDVVSNNPNLETLIVSSNGAPTIHLPSSIWKPPNLRHLELGNSYMVDPPSADKKNLQALSWVVRPIHCRKKVYSKFPTIKKLKIFLKDDIEPSHITGCCSNPIILDHFNCFEGLENLSISVSIGCYAALPEHCMYPSGLKKLKLIGTNISERDLNVIAMLPQLMVLKLENAFHGTEWNVVALEGFPQLIFLLLEAKELKQWVVSCRVHFPKLRHLVLRSCNCLEQMPKDFRGEELESIELKGCHSSLVASAKQLQQKRSLKDFEIKILDPKYDESLNTHTEVSM, from the exons ATGGGTTGTGTTGCTTTAACTTCTCTGATTAAAACCATTGAGATTGAGTTTCTTGGGCAAACACCAAGGGGAAGGGTTTCTCTCAATGATGATGATCGAGCAGGAATCGAGTCTTTCCTTGAAAACCTTTCTTCTTTGCAAGCCCTTCTCTTGAAGGAATCCCGTGGTGATGGTGAAGATGATGCACTCAAACTCAGAGATTTAGAAATCGAAATCAGAGACTTTGCACTCAAAGCTGAAGACGACATTGAATTACAGCTTAGCAACATTCTTCTCGCTCATCAACACGGAGAAAAAGCCGCAGCTTTCCATCAACTCCTCCTCCATCAAACTTTGCAAGAAGCTGCAAAATATGCAACAGAGCTGTTGGAGTCATCAATAATGGATAGTGCTACTGTTGCTTTAACTGTTCTCATCACAAAAACTAATCATTACCGTTGGCAACACTTCCCAAAGACGGTGTATCTTTGCGATCAAACAGCAGGAGCATTGGCATATTTCTCACACCGGCTTTCTACCGTCCGAGCCTGCTTATTGCGGGAGAGGAATTCCAATAATTCTGCCGCTGCAATCAAAACATTTGAAACCAAAATCACAAACCTCGCACTCAAAACTAAGGATGACCTCCAAATACAACTAAAAAACTTCCTTCTTGCCATACACACTGTACATCAACAAAAAGCTTCCCACAAACTCTGTCACACCCTAAATGAAGCAGGAGACAGCGTAGAAGAGTTGTTGAACATAACCAAAAGTAGAAGCAGCAGCAATGAAGTTGATGATAAGGCAAATCAAACTCAACCATCAAATACTTGGTTAAAACATGCTAGCGCTGCGAATGTTGAGTCTCATGGATCCACCTCGCATGGCTTTCTAAAGCCTGAGGGCAGAATGGTTGGTCGTCACCGTGATTGTACATTCATAAAGAACCAACTCTTTTCTGCCCGTTCTCAAGTACAGATAATCTCAATTGTTGGAATGGTGGGTATTGGAAAGACGACTGTAGCAAGAAATGTGTATGAAGATCCATCAGTTGCATCCTATTTTGATGTAAGATGTTGGGTTACTATACCTCCTCCTCAACACTACAATAAGAGCGGAATGCGAAGCCAACTTCTTCAGTCAATTACACCAGTAGAAGACCcaaatgtaattaaaaaggGAAGCACTCCTCAAGAACTAGCAATGCAGGTACGCAAATGCTTTGACGGTAAGAAGTATCTAATTGTTTTTGATAACATTACGAGCAAGCAAACTTGGAGGCAAGCTTGGACTGACATCATAGGGCTTGTTTCTAATGGATTAGTTGGAAATTGCGTATTACTAACCACTAGACACTTAGACCTATGTTCTAATATCCATAAGATGACTTTGCTAACCACTAGACAGAACTTCAACCTAAATGCCCATACCCATAAGATGACTTTGCTAGATCCAAAAGAAAGCTGGGAACTATTTTGTAATATCCTTTCTATTGATGAAGAGCACTTGGCccctaaatttgaaaaaattaggaACCACGTTGTGGAGAAATGTGATGGATTACCCCAGTTAATTCTTGAAGTTGCCAAGCGTTTATCTAAATGCAACAACATACAACAAGGGTGGATAAAGATTGAAAAGGAATTAGAGTCATTGGGACTTCTAGATCGCAATGCACTCAGTGTTAGTTACAATATGTTGCCACCTCATTTGAAAGTTTGCTTTCTATACTTTGGAGTCTTCCCAAAACGTAAAAAGATTCTGGTTAGAATGCTTATAAGGTTGTGGATTGCCGAGGGATTTGTGAAGCCATTGAAATATAAGGAGTTAGAAGATGATCAAGCTTATGAGTATTTACAACAGCTTACTAATAGAAGTCTTCTCTTAATTGAAGATCGAAGTTGTACTGGCAAAATCAAGACTTGTAGAATGCACAGTGCCTTACATAGCTTCTGCGTAGGAGAAGCTCAAAAAGGAGGTATTTTATGTGCAGTAAATACTCAGCAACATTCAGGATTATCATTAAAATCATTTACAAATTCCTGTCGTTGGCTAAGTTCTTACTCACACGTGTTTGACTATTACGTGCTCTTTGGTACGAACATCCCTCGctccatttttttctttcttgaaaaTCCTGAAATGTTTGTTCCTCCCAAGCTGTTAAGAGTTTTGGTTTTTGATACCTCTATATCACTTCAAAGAGTGCCAGTGCAATTAGGAGGTTTAGTTTTTCTAAGATACCTATCCATAACACAATGGTTTGAGGATCTGGATGATGTAGTGTCAAATAATCCAAATTTAGAGACACTTATTGTTTCCAGTAATGGAGCACCAACAATCCATTTGCCATCTAGTATTTGGAAGCCACCAAACTTAAGGCATCTCGAACTTGGCAATTCATATATGGTAGATCCTCCAAGTGCAGATAAAAAGAATTTACAAGCATTATCTTGGGTGGTGAGACCAATTCATTGCAGAAAAAAGGTGTATAGCAAGTTCCCTACCATAAAAAAGCTGAAAATTTTCCTGAAGGATGACATAGAGCCCAGTCACATTACAGGATGCTGCAGCAATCCTATTATTTTGGATCATTTTAACTGTTTTGAAGGGCTTGAGAATCTTAGCATTTCGGTTTCCATTGGTTGCTATGCAGCCCTTCCAGAACATTGCATGTATCCTTCAGGATTGAAGAAGTTGAAGTTGATTGGGACTAATATTTCTGAGAGGGATTTAAATGTAATTGCCATGTTACCCCAGCTTATGGTGCTCAAGTTGGAAAATGCCTTCCATGGAACAGAATGGAATGTAGTAGCTCTAGAAGGATTTCCTCAATTAATATTCTTGCTCCTTGAAGCTAAAGAACTCAAGCAGTGGGTAGTTAGCTGCCGGGTTCACTTTCCGAAGCTTAGACACTTAGTCTTAAGATCATGTAATTGTTTGGAACAGATGCCAAAGGATTTTAGAGGTGAAGAGTTGGAGTCAATTGAGTTGAAGGGGTGTCACTCTTCTCTTGTCGCTTCTGCCAAGCAGTTACAGCAGAAGAGAAGTTTAAAGGATTTTGAG ATCAAAATTTTGGACCCTAAATATGATGAATCACTGAATACACATACAGAAGTGTCTATGTAA